A region from the Candidatus Obscuribacterales bacterium genome encodes:
- a CDS encoding protein kinase — protein sequence MTLLCSNGHTNPVDSRFCCICGQALVAPKRSADKLLGQRYHIERELGQGGFGRAYLALDTYRFNEPCVLKEFAPLVQGDQALKKAQELFEREAGVLYELQHPQIPKFREMFRAVDGESDRLFLVQDYVDGRTYRSLLNSRRDEGRYFSELEVLQLMTQLLPVLDYIHKLGVIHRDIAPDNLMLRFDDQLPVLIDFGGVKQVAAIASQYYNPNHPVPALTRLGKVGYAPHEQMERGTASPDSDLHALAVTMLVLMTGEEPQDLFQGSVPWTSKVALSPHLTQIFQRMLSPHPSDRYPSAQAVLQALQSTLSGGTPGYITQPPTPTGPSPSSVPTAPPSHTAPTYVPTHTPTYAASPVTGRKSGSGIWVWLLLIPVILGAGTGGWWLANRLLLPVDEPFSPDAGAVDETEPEVSSTLPPEEQARQAALGERRRQLGVDYAFLVNLTNQTFFDRYPDQRGQTLSDSPEDADGRSQWTAIASEWLDQLETHLSPTARQRLGQFTAADRDRWRQQVNEQFVSGRALNDLTDARFFHLWPEQQGQDFLETPMGQVWQAIAFDYVDAIEQGTVLEEVVFEAGQFSSDLSDRLDPGGGQIYIANLGEQQFLRLALQAPSDSTRLSLYLPRPTPEQPVLLEDSSDMVWSGQLPQTGYYEVVVVSRHGEPLDYQLSLAVDNISTEPIETPDPDEEPPKN from the coding sequence ATGACGTTACTGTGTAGCAATGGCCATACCAACCCAGTCGATAGCCGATTTTGTTGCATCTGCGGTCAGGCCTTAGTCGCCCCCAAACGCTCGGCTGACAAGCTGTTGGGGCAGCGATACCACATTGAGCGGGAACTAGGGCAGGGGGGCTTCGGACGGGCCTATTTGGCTCTGGATACCTATCGATTTAATGAACCCTGCGTCCTCAAAGAATTTGCGCCGCTGGTGCAGGGCGATCAGGCCTTGAAAAAGGCCCAGGAACTTTTTGAGCGGGAAGCCGGCGTGCTTTATGAACTCCAGCATCCCCAAATTCCTAAGTTTCGGGAAATGTTTCGGGCGGTGGATGGAGAAAGCGATCGCCTCTTCTTGGTTCAAGACTATGTCGATGGGCGCACCTACCGCAGCTTGCTGAACAGTCGCCGCGACGAGGGACGCTATTTCAGCGAACTGGAAGTTTTGCAACTGATGACCCAGCTCTTGCCGGTGCTGGACTATATCCATAAGCTAGGTGTCATTCACCGCGACATTGCTCCGGATAACCTGATGCTGCGGTTTGATGATCAACTGCCGGTGCTGATCGACTTTGGCGGCGTCAAACAAGTGGCAGCGATCGCCTCCCAATATTACAATCCCAATCATCCCGTCCCTGCCCTCACCCGCCTCGGCAAGGTAGGCTATGCACCCCACGAGCAAATGGAACGGGGCACCGCCTCCCCCGATAGCGACCTCCATGCCCTAGCGGTGACCATGCTGGTGTTGATGACCGGCGAAGAGCCCCAGGACTTATTTCAAGGATCGGTGCCATGGACGAGCAAGGTGGCCCTCAGCCCCCATCTCACCCAGATTTTTCAGCGCATGCTGTCGCCTCACCCCAGCGATCGCTACCCCTCTGCCCAAGCCGTCCTGCAGGCCCTGCAAAGCACCTTGTCTGGAGGAACGCCTGGATACATCACCCAACCGCCAACTCCAACGGGCCCCAGTCCCTCATCGGTGCCCACCGCTCCCCCAAGCCATACTGCCCCGACCTACGTCCCGACCCACACCCCAACCTACGCTGCTTCACCGGTCACCGGCCGCAAATCTGGATCTGGCATCTGGGTCTGGCTACTGTTGATCCCGGTGATCCTCGGCGCAGGGACGGGCGGCTGGTGGCTAGCCAATCGCTTACTGTTGCCGGTGGATGAACCCTTCTCACCGGATGCGGGAGCTGTGGATGAAACAGAGCCGGAAGTGTCCTCAACTCTTCCTCCTGAGGAACAGGCCCGGCAGGCGGCCTTAGGCGAACGACGGCGACAGTTGGGGGTAGACTATGCCTTCCTGGTGAACCTCACCAACCAAACCTTTTTCGATCGCTATCCCGACCAGCGGGGGCAAACACTTTCCGATAGTCCTGAGGATGCCGACGGGCGATCGCAATGGACAGCGATTGCCTCCGAATGGCTCGACCAACTAGAAACTCACCTCAGTCCTACAGCACGGCAACGGCTTGGCCAATTTACGGCGGCAGATCGCGATCGCTGGCGGCAACAGGTGAATGAGCAGTTTGTCAGCGGTCGCGCCCTCAATGACCTCACCGACGCTCGCTTTTTCCACCTCTGGCCCGAGCAGCAGGGGCAAGACTTTCTGGAAACACCCATGGGCCAGGTCTGGCAAGCGATCGCCTTCGATTATGTAGACGCCATTGAACAGGGTACCGTGCTAGAGGAAGTTGTCTTTGAAGCAGGACAATTCAGCTCTGACCTCAGCGATCGCCTAGATCCCGGAGGCGGGCAGATCTATATCGCCAACTTGGGGGAACAGCAGTTTTTGCGCCTCGCCCTGCAAGCCCCGTCCGACAGTACGCGGCTATCGCTCTACCTACCGCGCCCCACTCCCGAACAACCGGTGCTGCTCGAAGATTCTTCCGACATGGTTTGGTCAGGGCAACTACCCCAAACCGGCTACTACGAAGTGGTGGTGGTATCTCGCCATGGAGAACCTTTGGACTATCAGCTATCCCTAGCGGTCGATAACATTTCCACAGAACCCATCGAGACCCCCGACCCCGATGAGGAGCCCCCCAAAAATTAA
- the ilvB gene encoding biosynthetic-type acetolactate synthase large subunit — MAEAFSMHSNSTATKSALSSTVSSPTSTSSSSVRVTGAFALIDSLRRHGVKHIFGYPGGAILPIYDELYRAEEAGGIQHILVRHEQGASHAADGYARATGQVGVCFGTSGPGATNLVTGIATAQMDSIPMVVVTGQVSRAAIGTDAFQETDIFGITLPIVKHSYVVRNPADMGRIVAEAFYIAATGRPGPVLIDVPKDVGLEEFDYVPVEPGHVNLPGYRPTVKGNPRQFNQALSLIRQAKKPLLYVGGGAIAASAHGEIRTLAERYGIPVTTTLMGKGAFDEHHPLAVGMLGMHGTAYANFAVSECDLLIAVGARFDDRVTGKLDEFASRAKVIHVDIDPAEVGKNRIPDVPIVGDVRQVLSGLLQRDLDSHIQPEPAQTQAWLDRINQWRHDYPLQVPYYADQLSPQEVIVELSRQAPDAYYTTDVGQHQMWSAQFLKNGPRRWISSAGLGTMGYGLPAAMGAKMALPDEQVICISGDASFQMNLQELATLAQYRIAAKTVIINNGWQGMVRQWQQTFYGERYSSSNMQPGMPDFVKLAEAFGVKGMVVNTREELAEAIAIMLEHDGPVLMDVRVCRDENCYPMVAPGKSNDQMLGLPTLAGSEAAPTTAVCSSCGHANEPTHRFCSECGTKL, encoded by the coding sequence ATGGCTGAGGCTTTCTCCATGCATTCCAACAGCACTGCAACCAAAAGCGCCCTTTCATCCACCGTATCGAGCCCGACGTCCACTTCTTCGTCGTCGGTACGGGTCACCGGAGCCTTTGCTCTCATCGATAGCCTACGCCGTCATGGGGTCAAGCATATTTTTGGCTATCCCGGCGGGGCCATTCTGCCTATTTACGATGAACTCTATCGGGCTGAGGAGGCCGGCGGTATCCAGCATATTTTGGTGCGCCATGAGCAAGGTGCCTCCCACGCGGCCGATGGCTATGCTCGGGCGACCGGGCAGGTAGGCGTTTGCTTCGGTACCTCTGGCCCCGGCGCAACGAACCTCGTTACCGGTATTGCTACAGCCCAGATGGACTCGATTCCCATGGTGGTGGTCACCGGGCAGGTGTCTCGGGCTGCGATCGGCACCGATGCGTTTCAGGAAACCGATATTTTTGGCATTACCCTGCCAATCGTGAAACATTCCTACGTAGTGCGCAATCCGGCAGACATGGGCCGGATTGTGGCGGAAGCCTTTTACATTGCCGCGACGGGGCGGCCGGGGCCGGTGTTGATTGATGTGCCCAAGGATGTGGGGCTGGAGGAATTTGACTATGTGCCGGTGGAGCCGGGGCATGTAAACCTGCCGGGCTATCGGCCAACGGTGAAGGGCAATCCGCGTCAGTTTAACCAAGCGCTCAGCCTGATCCGCCAAGCTAAGAAGCCTTTGCTGTATGTGGGGGGAGGGGCGATCGCTGCCTCGGCCCATGGAGAAATTCGTACCTTAGCCGAGCGCTACGGTATACCCGTCACCACCACCTTGATGGGCAAGGGCGCTTTTGATGAACACCATCCCCTTGCCGTCGGTATGTTGGGGATGCATGGCACCGCCTATGCCAACTTTGCGGTGAGTGAATGTGACCTGCTGATTGCGGTGGGAGCCCGGTTTGATGACCGAGTTACCGGCAAGCTGGATGAGTTTGCCTCTCGGGCGAAGGTCATCCATGTGGATATTGATCCGGCAGAAGTGGGTAAGAATCGCATTCCGGATGTGCCCATTGTGGGCGATGTGCGTCAGGTGTTGAGTGGTCTTTTACAGCGCGACCTCGACTCCCACATTCAGCCTGAGCCTGCCCAAACCCAAGCCTGGTTAGACCGCATTAACCAATGGCGGCATGACTATCCGCTGCAGGTGCCTTACTATGCCGATCAACTGTCGCCCCAAGAGGTGATTGTGGAGCTTAGCCGTCAGGCTCCCGATGCTTACTACACCACCGATGTGGGACAGCATCAGATGTGGTCGGCCCAGTTCCTTAAAAATGGCCCGCGTCGTTGGATTTCCAGCGCTGGGCTAGGCACCATGGGCTATGGTCTGCCGGCAGCGATGGGCGCGAAGATGGCGCTGCCGGATGAGCAGGTGATCTGTATCAGCGGTGATGCCAGCTTCCAGATGAATTTGCAGGAGCTAGCGACCTTGGCGCAGTATCGCATTGCCGCCAAGACCGTGATTATTAACAACGGCTGGCAGGGTATGGTGCGTCAGTGGCAGCAAACGTTCTACGGCGAGCGCTATTCGTCGTCGAATATGCAGCCGGGTATGCCCGATTTTGTGAAGCTGGCGGAGGCTTTTGGGGTTAAGGGTATGGTCGTGAATACCCGTGAAGAACTGGCAGAGGCGATCGCTATCATGCTGGAGCATGACGGTCCGGTGCTGATGGATGTGCGGGTTTGCCGTGATGAAAACTGCTATCCCATGGTGGCTCCCGGCAAGAGCAATGATCAAATGCTGGGGTTGCCGACACTGGCGGGATCTGAGGCGGCACCGACGACGGCTGTTTGTTCGAGCTGTGGCCATGCGAATGAGCCTACTCATCGCTTCTGCTCGGAGTGTGGCACGAAGCTTTAA
- a CDS encoding RrF2 family transcriptional regulator, with protein sequence MKLTTRGHYSVKALLDLTFQPNYGPASVRAIAQRQDLPPPYLEKLLIQLRRAGLVESVRGAHGGYRLARSPASISLGQILDAVGETVEPLPRHLPSADHAQDWVTHTIWHRLHETMKQALYTVSLEDLYYDARSWQAAQGEAISFVV encoded by the coding sequence ATGAAGCTCACCACCCGCGGGCACTATAGTGTGAAAGCCCTCCTAGATTTAACCTTTCAGCCCAACTACGGCCCTGCATCCGTTCGGGCGATCGCCCAACGGCAAGATCTACCGCCCCCCTACCTCGAAAAGCTGCTGATTCAGCTACGGCGGGCGGGACTCGTGGAATCAGTGCGCGGAGCCCATGGTGGCTATCGTCTAGCGCGATCGCCCGCCAGCATTTCCCTCGGGCAGATTCTAGATGCCGTAGGCGAAACCGTAGAGCCCTTGCCGCGTCATCTTCCCAGCGCCGATCATGCCCAAGACTGGGTCACCCATACCATTTGGCACCGGCTCCACGAAACCATGAAGCAGGCGCTCTACACTGTATCGCTCGAAGATCTGTACTACGACGCCCGCAGTTGGCAAGCTGCCCAGGGAGAGGCGATCAGCTTTGTGGTGTAG
- a CDS encoding YbjQ family protein, producing MILTTTDVLQGQIVDAYLGIVTAEVVYGSNALRDFFAGIRDIIGGRTGSYERVFEKGHQDALKELEERAARLGADAVIGIEIDTGTINIDDRGALLLVTASGTAIRLRAQ from the coding sequence ATGATCTTAACAACAACTGACGTCCTTCAGGGACAAATTGTGGACGCCTATCTAGGAATTGTTACCGCTGAGGTGGTCTACGGCAGTAATGCGCTGCGAGACTTCTTTGCTGGCATCCGCGACATCATTGGCGGACGTACCGGCAGCTATGAGCGCGTCTTCGAGAAGGGGCATCAGGATGCACTCAAAGAGTTGGAAGAACGAGCAGCCCGCCTAGGAGCCGATGCGGTGATCGGCATTGAAATCGATACCGGCACCATCAACATCGACGATCGCGGAGCGCTGTTGCTAGTCACCGCCAGCGGCACGGCGATTAGGCTTCGGGCGCAGTAA
- a CDS encoding branched-chain amino acid ABC transporter permease: MSPDLIQLLVNGIAVGSIIALASVGLTFTYGILRLANFAHGDLMTLGAYLTLVANLNGLNIWLAMVVGAIGTILVALLCEQLLWRPMRDRRATPTTLIIISIGLALFLRNGIILFWGGSNQSYDLPITAALDVWGIRIKYYNLVVVALSAVVILGLHYLLQHTKTGKAMRAVADNIDLARISGIDVERVVIWTWVIATGLTALSGGLYGLITAVRPNMGWFLILPMFASVILGGIGNPYGAILGALVIGMAQELSVPLLGAQYKLGVALGMMILVLLIRPQGIFRGTM, translated from the coding sequence ATGAGTCCAGACCTCATCCAGCTTTTGGTGAACGGCATTGCGGTAGGCAGCATCATCGCCCTCGCCTCCGTTGGGCTGACCTTCACCTACGGCATTTTACGCCTCGCCAACTTCGCCCATGGCGACTTGATGACCCTCGGTGCCTATCTCACCCTCGTCGCCAACCTAAATGGGTTAAATATTTGGCTTGCCATGGTTGTGGGAGCGATCGGCACCATTCTAGTTGCCCTGCTCTGCGAACAATTGCTCTGGAGGCCCATGCGCGATCGCCGCGCTACCCCCACCACCCTGATCATTATTTCCATTGGACTCGCGCTATTTCTGCGCAATGGCATCATTCTGTTCTGGGGCGGCAGCAACCAAAGCTATGACCTACCGATCACCGCTGCCCTCGACGTCTGGGGCATACGCATCAAGTACTACAACCTAGTTGTCGTAGCTCTATCCGCCGTGGTGATTTTGGGGCTACATTATCTGCTGCAGCATACCAAAACAGGTAAAGCCATGCGCGCCGTCGCAGATAACATTGACCTAGCCCGCATCTCCGGCATTGACGTGGAAAGGGTGGTGATTTGGACTTGGGTAATCGCCACCGGTCTAACGGCCCTAAGCGGTGGCCTGTATGGTCTAATTACTGCCGTGCGTCCCAATATGGGCTGGTTCTTAATTTTGCCTATGTTTGCCTCAGTCATCCTCGGCGGCATTGGTAACCCCTACGGTGCCATTCTGGGAGCGCTGGTGATTGGCATGGCTCAGGAACTCAGCGTGCCGCTTTTGGGAGCCCAATATAAGCTAGGAGTTGCCCTAGGCATGATGATCTTGGTACTTCTTATTCGCCCCCAAGGCATCTTTCGCGGCACGATGTAG
- a CDS encoding tetratricopeptide repeat protein produces MVNRIALTLSVLMATQAIALPVWAQSPPVLISQASSGNEQLNDLLDEGRDLVAAGDYGAALAVYQQAIALEPDNARIYSGIGFAYANQGDYQEAAAAYEQAIALESDNADFYYALGYSQANLGNYDAAAEAYRRATQLSSDYSDAFLGLGVVLVRAERYDEALTALRQLQSLRPNDSRAYEYQGVAYIQQGQHQEAVSALQQAVAITPRSDSYLNLGIALVNLGNMPEALTAFEEAIRRNSRNGRAHLQVGDIRRAQGDLTAAIAAYQQATRVQPDMPEAYRLLGSALLEDENPLWASVAYRRYTELAPNDPDGFYGLGEALIQRALSYDAVTVFETALELYRQQGNAEGVAKTEEMLNELQ; encoded by the coding sequence ATGGTAAACCGAATTGCATTGACCCTAAGTGTTTTGATGGCCACGCAGGCGATCGCCCTCCCGGTCTGGGCCCAATCGCCCCCGGTACTCATCAGTCAAGCATCGAGCGGTAATGAACAGCTCAATGACCTGTTAGACGAAGGACGAGACCTGGTGGCCGCGGGAGATTATGGCGCGGCTCTGGCTGTGTACCAGCAGGCGATCGCCCTGGAGCCAGATAATGCTCGCATCTACTCCGGTATCGGCTTTGCCTATGCCAATCAAGGTGACTATCAAGAAGCTGCCGCCGCCTATGAGCAGGCGATCGCCTTGGAATCGGACAATGCTGATTTTTACTATGCCCTAGGCTATAGCCAGGCAAATCTGGGGAACTATGACGCCGCTGCCGAAGCCTATCGCCGTGCTACCCAGCTATCGTCGGACTACAGCGACGCCTTCCTCGGTTTAGGGGTGGTGCTGGTGCGGGCAGAACGCTACGATGAAGCTCTAACGGCCCTGCGTCAGTTGCAGTCTCTGCGTCCTAATGATAGTCGAGCTTATGAATATCAGGGTGTGGCTTACATCCAGCAAGGGCAACACCAAGAGGCCGTCTCTGCCTTACAGCAAGCGGTTGCCATTACCCCCCGCAGCGACTCCTACCTCAACCTGGGCATTGCTCTAGTGAACTTAGGGAACATGCCAGAAGCGCTCACGGCCTTTGAGGAAGCGATTCGTCGGAATAGCCGTAATGGGCGGGCCCATCTCCAAGTGGGTGATATCCGTCGCGCCCAAGGTGATCTGACCGCAGCGATCGCTGCCTATCAGCAAGCCACCCGCGTTCAGCCAGATATGCCCGAAGCCTATCGGCTGTTGGGCAGCGCGCTCTTGGAGGACGAGAATCCCCTCTGGGCCAGCGTTGCCTATCGCCGCTATACCGAATTAGCGCCTAACGATCCAGACGGATTTTATGGCTTGGGGGAGGCACTCATTCAGCGAGCGCTGTCCTATGATGCGGTGACGGTGTTTGAAACCGCCTTAGAGCTCTACCGTCAGCAAGGCAACGCTGAAGGCGTTGCGAAAACAGAAGAGATGCTCAACGAGTTGCAGTAG
- a CDS encoding glycosyltransferase, with amino-acid sequence MSEAPTLSLCMIVKNEEENLRRCLDSVMDVVDELVILDTGSADDTPDIAEAYGAKLHYFLWCDDFAAARNACLAHATGDWVLVLDADEQLVPGVGARLREAIADPNGLVVNLVRQEIGAAQSPYSLVSRLFRRHPRLSFSRPYHAMVDDSVAELMRQEAHWTVANLPGVAMLHHGYTAEAIASRHKLNKARLAMERFLVTHPGDPYACSKLGALYVQMERVRDGVELLERGLQESNLDPSVAYELHYHLGIAYSQLTHVDQAAQHYQAAIQQAIFPVLKLGAYNNLGSLRRAAGDLAGAEAAFRAMVEIDPNFAIGHYNLGLTLKGMGRFPEAIAHYDQAIQLQPDYAEAYQNLGVTLFKLGKMPEGLAAFQKAIALHQAQNPVEAHRLRQGLAQMGFTVTAPEA; translated from the coding sequence ATGAGTGAGGCACCCACCCTAAGCCTGTGCATGATTGTCAAAAATGAGGAAGAGAATCTGCGGCGCTGTCTGGATAGCGTCATGGATGTGGTGGATGAGCTGGTGATTCTCGACACCGGTTCGGCAGACGACACGCCGGATATTGCGGAAGCCTACGGGGCTAAGCTGCATTATTTTCTGTGGTGTGATGACTTTGCGGCGGCCCGTAATGCCTGTCTCGCTCATGCCACGGGGGATTGGGTGCTGGTGCTGGATGCGGATGAACAACTGGTTCCTGGGGTGGGGGCGCGGTTGCGGGAGGCGATCGCTGATCCCAATGGCTTGGTGGTGAATTTAGTGCGCCAGGAAATTGGTGCAGCCCAATCGCCTTATTCTTTGGTATCTCGCCTCTTTCGCCGCCATCCTAGGCTGTCTTTTTCCCGGCCTTACCATGCCATGGTGGACGATAGCGTGGCGGAGTTGATGCGCCAAGAGGCTCACTGGACGGTGGCCAACCTTCCCGGCGTCGCCATGTTGCACCACGGCTATACGGCAGAGGCGATCGCCAGTCGCCATAAGCTGAACAAGGCGCGGCTGGCCATGGAGCGATTTCTCGTCACCCACCCCGGCGATCCCTATGCCTGTAGTAAATTAGGGGCGCTCTATGTGCAGATGGAGCGGGTGCGGGATGGGGTGGAATTGTTGGAGCGAGGTTTGCAAGAGAGCAACTTGGATCCATCGGTGGCCTATGAGCTGCACTACCACTTGGGCATTGCCTACAGCCAGCTCACCCATGTTGATCAAGCGGCCCAGCATTATCAAGCGGCCATTCAGCAAGCTATTTTTCCGGTTTTAAAGCTAGGAGCCTACAACAACCTCGGTAGTCTGCGGCGGGCGGCGGGAGATCTGGCGGGGGCAGAGGCGGCCTTTCGTGCCATGGTGGAGATTGACCCCAACTTTGCCATCGGCCATTACAACTTGGGTTTGACCCTGAAGGGCATGGGTCGGTTTCCAGAGGCGATCGCCCACTATGACCAAGCGATTCAACTCCAGCCCGACTATGCCGAAGCGTACCAAAACCTAGGCGTAACCCTTTTTAAGCTAGGGAAAATGCCCGAAGGATTGGCTGCATTTCAAAAGGCGATCGCCCTCCACCAAGCTCAGAATCCGGTGGAAGCCCATCGTTTGCGCCAGGGGCTAGCCCAGATGGGGTTTACGGTTACTGCGCCCGAAGCCTAA
- the fabG gene encoding 3-oxoacyl-ACP reductase FabG produces the protein MNHKHVLLTGGTGGLGLGVTPAVLRQGVASLTIPYRNPQEVERLKGRLSPGDLARIQFVPVNLLDEAAVEQMVNRMEAVDVAIHLVGGFSMGPTHSYGYDQWQKDIALNLSSTFLVCKHSLRRMRETGYGRIVTVGSRGAVEPGAQLAAYCAAKAGVVALTKAIAAETKGTRITANVVLPSIIDTPSNRNDMGTEQVKQWVDPASLAQVICFLASEAAGDLRGAAIPVYGDS, from the coding sequence ATGAACCATAAGCATGTTTTGCTCACCGGCGGTACGGGCGGTCTGGGGCTAGGGGTGACGCCAGCCGTCTTACGTCAGGGTGTTGCCTCGCTCACCATTCCCTATCGCAATCCTCAGGAAGTGGAGCGCCTCAAGGGGCGACTATCTCCCGGCGATCTGGCCCGCATCCAGTTTGTGCCGGTGAACTTACTAGACGAAGCAGCGGTGGAACAGATGGTGAACCGTATGGAGGCCGTGGATGTAGCTATTCATCTGGTGGGCGGATTTTCCATGGGCCCCACCCACAGCTATGGCTATGACCAATGGCAAAAGGACATTGCCCTCAACCTTTCCAGTACATTTTTGGTTTGCAAGCATAGCCTGCGGCGGATGCGGGAAACGGGCTATGGGCGGATCGTGACCGTGGGGTCGCGCGGGGCGGTGGAACCGGGAGCTCAGTTGGCCGCCTATTGTGCAGCCAAGGCGGGAGTCGTGGCGTTGACGAAAGCGATCGCTGCGGAAACCAAGGGCACTCGGATCACGGCCAACGTGGTGCTGCCCAGCATCATCGACACCCCCAGCAACCGCAACGACATGGGCACAGAACAGGTGAAGCAATGGGTGGATCCAGCTTCCTTGGCCCAGGTGATTTGTTTCCTGGCCTCCGAAGCAGCGGGGGATCTGCGGGGTGCTGCCATTCCGGTGTACGGCGATAGTTGA
- a CDS encoding HhoA/HhoB/HtrA family serine endopeptidase, with product MKRIKARIGMKQGLRTLVLSLLAGLVFVGVSFQVIGGRSVAALASPAIAQVPAAQVPTPTEVRGGHNFVSAAVQRVGPAVVRIDTERTVSTGFQTDPFFDDPFFRQFFGDNFPSQMPQQYRQQGQGSGFIVDASGIVLTNAHVVSGADSVSVTLKDGRTLQGEVRGVDEPSDLAVVKIDGSDLPVAPLGNSSDVEVGDWAIAVGNPLGLDNTVTLGIVSTLNRSSAQIGIPDKRLDFIQTDAAINPGNSGGPLLNQAGEVIGINTAIRADAEGIGFAIPIDAVKAIKDQLARGETIPHPYIGIQMRSLTADLAKQSNDDPNAAIQLPEVNGVLVMRVMPNSPAAEAGLRRGDVITDIDGQTITTAEDLQRTVERSSVGQPLRLRVIRNGNTQTITVRPGDLQDMQQG from the coding sequence ATGAAGCGAATTAAGGCAAGGATTGGTATGAAGCAAGGTCTCAGAACCCTTGTCCTGTCGTTGCTAGCAGGTTTGGTATTTGTGGGCGTTAGCTTTCAGGTGATTGGTGGGCGATCGGTTGCGGCTCTGGCTAGTCCAGCGATCGCCCAAGTTCCTGCCGCCCAGGTGCCGACCCCCACGGAGGTGCGAGGCGGCCACAATTTTGTCTCCGCAGCGGTGCAGCGGGTTGGCCCAGCCGTGGTGCGGATTGACACAGAACGTACCGTGTCTACTGGGTTTCAAACCGATCCGTTTTTTGATGATCCTTTCTTTCGGCAATTCTTTGGCGACAATTTTCCCTCCCAGATGCCCCAACAATATCGCCAGCAGGGGCAAGGCTCTGGGTTTATCGTTGATGCCAGCGGTATTGTGCTTACCAATGCCCATGTGGTGAGCGGTGCCGATAGCGTCAGTGTCACACTCAAGGATGGCCGCACCCTTCAGGGGGAAGTGCGGGGTGTGGATGAACCCTCCGATTTGGCAGTGGTCAAAATTGATGGCAGTGATCTGCCGGTTGCGCCCCTGGGTAATTCCAGCGATGTGGAAGTGGGGGACTGGGCGATCGCGGTGGGCAATCCCCTAGGCTTGGACAATACGGTCACCCTGGGCATCGTCAGCACCTTGAATCGCTCCAGCGCCCAAATCGGTATTCCCGACAAGCGCTTGGACTTCATCCAAACTGATGCGGCGATCAACCCTGGTAACTCGGGCGGGCCGTTGTTGAACCAAGCAGGTGAGGTGATTGGCATCAACACCGCCATTCGTGCCGATGCAGAGGGTATCGGCTTTGCCATTCCCATCGATGCGGTGAAGGCCATCAAAGATCAGCTAGCTCGTGGGGAAACCATTCCCCATCCCTACATCGGCATCCAAATGCGATCGCTCACCGCTGACCTCGCGAAACAGTCCAATGACGATCCGAACGCCGCTATTCAACTCCCGGAAGTAAATGGGGTGTTGGTGATGCGGGTGATGCCCAACAGTCCTGCGGCGGAAGCTGGGCTACGGCGCGGCGATGTGATTACGGACATTGATGGGCAGACCATTACCACGGCTGAAGACCTCCAACGCACGGTAGAACGGAGCAGCGTTGGTCAACCCCTGCGCCTGCGGGTGATTCGCAACGGCAATACCCAAACCATCACCGTCCGTCCTGGCGATCTACAAGATATGCAGCAGGGATAG
- a CDS encoding AbrB family transcriptional regulator, with protein MSKKKKIELLTGEALLAKVKELEHLPKDQTAKECGYYTVTKGGVERVNMMKFLNALIEAEGIELDGKQGQNGRGGRSASYRITVQANGNLLIGSAYTKQMDLKPGDEFEISLGRKHIRLKQVNGQGMEEDEA; from the coding sequence ATGAGTAAAAAGAAGAAGATCGAGCTGCTAACGGGCGAAGCACTCTTAGCCAAGGTCAAGGAATTAGAGCATTTGCCTAAAGACCAAACTGCAAAAGAGTGTGGTTACTACACCGTTACGAAGGGTGGAGTAGAGCGGGTTAATATGATGAAGTTTCTCAATGCTCTGATCGAAGCAGAGGGCATTGAACTAGATGGAAAACAAGGTCAGAATGGCCGCGGTGGGCGCAGCGCCAGCTATCGAATTACAGTACAGGCTAACGGTAACCTCCTCATTGGTTCGGCTTATACCAAGCAAATGGATCTCAAGCCTGGGGATGAGTTTGAAATTTCTTTAGGACGTAAGCACATTCGTCTTAAACAAGTGAATGGTCAAGGGATGGAGGAGGATGAAGCATAG